The following proteins come from a genomic window of Kitasatospora sp. NBC_01246:
- a CDS encoding acyl-CoA carboxylase subunit beta: protein MTVVHEAPVGDEIPEIAADAHGRVAELHELRDQVRRGPSEKATEAQHAKGKLTARERIELLLDEGSFREVEPLRRHRAQGFGLEAKKPHTDGVVVGWGTVHGRTVFTYAHDFRIFGGALGEAHAQKIHKIMDMAIAAGAPLVSLNDGAGARIQEGVTALAGYGGIFQRNTRASGVIPQISVMLGPCAGGAAYSPALTDFIFMVRETSQMFITGPDVVQAVTGEKITQNGLGGADVHSAVSGVSHFAYDDEQSCIEEVRYLLSLLPQNNREMPPTVVSDDPVDRRNDVLLDLVPADGNRPYDMRKVIEEIVDHGEYLEVHERWATNVLCVLARIDGHVTGIIANQPQSLAGVLDINASEKAARFVQMCDAFNIPLVTMLDVPGFLPGVDQEHDGIIRHGAKLLYAYCNATVPRIQLILRKAYGGAYIVMDSRSIGADLSFAWPTNEIAVMGAEGAANVIFRRDINGAEDPEAMRAQKIKEYKNELMHPYYAAERGLVDDVIDPAETRQVLASSLAMLRTKHADLPSRKHGNPPM, encoded by the coding sequence GCCGCGGCCCGAGCGAGAAGGCCACCGAGGCCCAGCACGCCAAGGGCAAGCTGACCGCACGCGAGCGCATCGAGCTGCTGCTCGACGAGGGCTCGTTCCGCGAGGTGGAGCCGCTGCGCCGGCACCGCGCCCAGGGCTTCGGCCTGGAGGCCAAGAAGCCGCACACCGACGGCGTGGTCGTCGGCTGGGGCACCGTGCACGGGCGGACCGTCTTCACCTACGCCCACGACTTCCGGATCTTCGGCGGCGCCCTGGGCGAGGCCCACGCGCAGAAGATCCACAAGATCATGGACATGGCCATCGCGGCCGGTGCCCCGCTGGTCTCGCTGAACGACGGCGCCGGCGCCCGCATCCAGGAGGGCGTCACCGCCCTGGCCGGCTACGGCGGCATCTTCCAGCGCAACACCCGGGCCTCCGGGGTCATCCCGCAGATCTCGGTGATGCTCGGCCCGTGCGCCGGCGGCGCCGCGTACTCCCCGGCCCTGACCGACTTCATCTTCATGGTCCGCGAGACCTCGCAGATGTTCATCACCGGCCCGGACGTGGTCCAGGCGGTGACCGGCGAGAAGATCACCCAGAACGGTCTCGGCGGCGCCGACGTCCACTCCGCGGTCTCCGGCGTCTCGCACTTCGCGTACGACGACGAGCAGTCCTGCATCGAGGAGGTCCGCTACCTCCTCTCGCTGCTGCCGCAGAACAACCGCGAGATGCCGCCGACGGTCGTCAGCGACGACCCGGTGGACCGCCGCAACGACGTGCTGCTCGACCTGGTGCCGGCCGACGGCAACCGCCCGTACGACATGCGCAAGGTGATCGAGGAGATCGTCGACCACGGCGAGTACCTGGAGGTCCACGAGCGCTGGGCCACCAACGTGCTCTGCGTGCTCGCCCGGATCGACGGCCACGTCACCGGCATCATCGCCAACCAGCCCCAGTCGCTGGCCGGCGTGCTGGACATCAACGCGAGCGAGAAGGCCGCGCGCTTCGTCCAGATGTGCGACGCCTTCAACATCCCGCTGGTCACCATGCTCGACGTGCCCGGCTTCCTGCCCGGCGTCGACCAGGAGCACGACGGCATCATCCGGCACGGCGCCAAGCTCCTCTACGCCTACTGCAACGCCACCGTGCCGCGCATCCAGCTCATCCTGCGCAAGGCCTACGGCGGCGCGTACATCGTGATGGACTCCCGCTCGATCGGCGCGGACCTCTCGTTCGCCTGGCCGACCAACGAGATCGCCGTCATGGGCGCCGAGGGCGCCGCCAACGTGATCTTCCGCCGGGACATCAACGGCGCCGAGGACCCCGAGGCGATGCGGGCGCAGAAGATCAAGGAATACAAGAACGAACTGATGCACCCGTACTACGCGGCCGAGCGCGGCCTCGTGGACGACGTCATCGACCCGGCCGAGACCCGCCAGGTCCTGGCCTCCTCGCTGGCCATGCTGCGGACGAAGCACGCGGACCTGCCGTCCCGTAAGCACGGCAACCCGCCGATGTAG